The following coding sequences lie in one Salmo salar chromosome ssa13, Ssal_v3.1, whole genome shotgun sequence genomic window:
- the LOC106566878 gene encoding cyclin-dependent kinase 11B isoform X4 — MTFRRRRRKRLSLPVVQDCAEHISAGGGERVLMGDEKDTWKVKTLDEILQEKKRRRELEESTEPKRLKNCVPCPVPQTDDREAKRDTPEEGELQDKKMEITIRNSPYIREDSTEDRGSLFVESLALDSLPNSRGEEDESLAIKPPQQITRKDKSHHRKEEKRKDKRRRRSHSAEGAAGKRVRPKDKDRESERRKRQWEEQDKARRDWERQKRREQARAQSRRERDRLEQVERQRERDRKLREQQQKEQREQKERERRAEVRRKEREVRREVPGPHRALPDEYGDKPKQSHRSRSPNQAPRDRLEQNSEPHRTGAAKDEKPEDKDLLSDLQDISDSERKTSTGESSLVSGSGSDDEEENDDGSSSEEEESGSGSGESDQTAGDVSEDERSEEEFEEERGNSNHIAPVPESRFDHDTEESGEEEEEDEEEEEAGEGDVTPQSVSHSHSATPEPEENYIPDSPPISPVELKKELPKYLPALQGCRSVEEFQCLNRIEEGTYGVVYRAKDKKTDEIVALKRLKMEKEKEGFPITSLREINTILKAQHPNIVTVREIVVGSNMDKIYIVMNYVEHDLKSLMETMKQPFLPGEVKTLMIQLLRGVRHLHDNWILHRDLKTSNLLLSHKGILKVGDFGLAREYGSPLKPYTPVVVTLWYRSPELLLGAKEYSTAVDLWSVGCIFGELLTQKPLFPGKSEIDQINKIFKDLGSPSEKIWPGYNELPAVKKMTFTEYPYNNMRKRFGALLSDQGFDLMNKFLTYCPSKRILSDEALKHEYFRETPQPIDPSMFPTWPAKSEQQRVKRGTSPRPPEGGLGYSQLGDDDLKDTGFHLTTSNQGASAVGPGFSLKF, encoded by the exons caGGCGGTGGCGAGCGGGTGCTGATGGGGGACGAAAAGGACACCTGGAAAGTGAAAACACTCGACGAAATTCTCCAAGAGAAGAAACGCAGACGGGAGCTGGAGGAGAGTACGGAGCCCAAACGTCTGAAAAAT TGCGTTCCGTGCCCTGTTCCACAGACGGATGATCGGGAAGCCAAACGGGACACTCCGGAAGAAGGAGAACTACAggataaaaaaatggaaataacAATCCGGAATTCCCCGTACATACGGGAAGATTCCACAGAGGACAG GGGCAGCCTGTTTGTTGAGTCGTTGGCACTAGACAGTCTTCCCAATTCCAGGGGAGAAGAGGATGAATCGCTGGCAATAAAGCCTCCCCAGCAAATAACCAGAAAAGACAAATCTCACCACAGAAAGGAGGAGAAAAGAAAGGACAAGAGACGCCGCCGCAGTCACTCTGCTGAAGGAG CAGCAGGGAAACGCGTTCGGCCCAAAGACAAGGACAGGGAGAGTGAGCGCAGAAAGCGGCAGTGGGAGGAGCAAGACAAGGCCCGGCGAGACTGGGAGAGGCAGAAACGCAGGGAACAGGCCAGAGCACAATCCCGCAGAGAGAG GGACAGGTTGGAGCAGGTGGAGCGCCAGCGCGAGAGGGACCGCAAGCTCCGTGAGCAGCAACAGAAGGAGCAGCGTgagcagaaggagagggagagaagggcagAGGTGCGCCGGAAAGAGCGCGAGGTGCGGCGAGAAG TTCCGGGCCCCCACCGTGCGCTGCCCGATGAGTACGGTGACAAGCCCAAACAGAGCCACCGCAGTCGCAGCCCCAACCAGGCTCCCCGGGATAGACTGGAGCAAAACAGCGAGCCGCACAGAACTGGTG CGGCAAAGGATGAGAAGCCTGAGGACAAGGACCTTCTCTCTGACCTCCAGGACATCAGTGACAGCGAGAGGAAGACCAGTACAGGAGAGTCCTCCTTAG TTTCAGGGTCAGGctctgatgatgaggaggagaatGATGATGGATCTAGCAGCGAGGAAGAGGAATCGGGTTCGGGCTCAGGAGAATCTGACCAGACTGCAG GTGACGTGAGTGAAGACGAGCGGTCTGAGGAGGAGTTTGAGGAAGAAAGAGGGAACAGCAACCATATTGCCCCAG TGCCTGAGTCCCGATTTGACCATGACACTGAGgaaagtggagaggaggaggaagaggacgaggaggaggaggaagcaggGGAGGGAGATGTTACCCCCCAGTCGGTGTCTCACTCCCACTCAGCCACCCCTGAACCTGAGGAGAACTACATCCCTgactctcctcccatctccccggTGGAGCTAAAGAAGGAGCTGCCCAAGTAcctgccagctctacag GGGTGTCGCAGTGTCGAGGAGTTCCAGTGTCTTAATCGTATCGAGGAAGGGACCTACGGCGTGGTGTACAGGGCCAAGGACAAAAAAACAG ATGAGATTGTGGCCTTGAAGCGTTTGAagatggagaaggagaaagaaggTTTCCCCATCACGTCTCTGAGAGAGATCAACACCATTCTGAAGGCCCAGCACCCCAACATCGTCACTGTCAGG GAAATCGTTGTTGGAAGCAACATGGACAAGATCTACATTGTTATGAACTACGTGGAGCACGACCTGAAGAGCTTGATGGAGACCATGAAACAGCCTTTCCTGCCAG GTGAAGTGAAGACCCTGATGATCCAACTGCTGCGAGGCGTCCGCCATCTCCACGACAACTGGATCCTCCACCGCGACCTGAAGACCTCCAACCTGCTGCTCAGCCACAAGGGGATCCTTAAG GTGGGGGACTTTGGTCTGGCCCGTGAGTATGGTTCTCCCCTGAAGCCCTATACGCCTGTGGTGGTGACACTGTGGTACCGTTCTCCAGAGCTGCTGCTGGGAGCCAAA GAGTACTCCACAGCTGTGGACTTGTGGTCTGTGGGCTGCATATTTGGAGAGCTCCTTACCCAGAAACCTCTCTTCCCTGGAAAATCTGAAATCGACCAAATTAACAAGATATTTAAG GACTTGGGGTCGCCCAGCGAGAAGATTTGGCCGGGCTACAACGAACTCCCTGCCGTGAAGAAGATGACTTTCACAGAGTACCCCTACAACAACATGCGCAAGCGCTTCGGAGCCCTGCTTTCAGACCAGGGCTTCGACCTCATGAACAA GTTCCTCACCTACTGCCCCAGCAAGAGGATCCTGTCGGATGAGGCACTGAAGCACGAGTATTTCCGGGAGACGCCGCAGCCCATCGACCCGTCCATGTTCCCCACCTGGCCCGCCAAGAGCGAGCAACAGAGGGTGAAGAGGGGCACCAGCCCGCGCCCCCCCGAGGGAGGCCTGGGCTACAGTCAGCTG GGTGACGATGACCTGAAAGACACCGGCTTCCATCTAACCACCAGCAACCAAGGGGCTTCTGCTGTGGGCCCAGGGTTCAGCCTCAAGTTCTGA
- the LOC106566878 gene encoding cyclin-dependent kinase 11B isoform X10: MTFRRRRRKRLSLPVVQDCAEHISAGGGERVLMGDEKDTWKVKTLDEILQEKKRRRELEESTEPKRLKNCVPCPVPQTDDREAKRDTPEEGELQDKKMEITIRNSPYIREDSTEDRGEEDESLAIKPPQQITRKDKSHHRKEEKRKDKRRRRSHSAEGAGKRVRPKDKDRESERRKRQWEEQDKARRDWERQKRREQARAQSRRERDRLEQVERQRERDRKLREQQQKEQREQKERERRAEVRRKEREVRREVPGPHRALPDEYGDKPKQSHRSRSPNQAPRDRLEQNSEPHRTGAAKDEKPEDKDLLSDLQDISDSERKTSTGESSLVSGSGSDDEEENDDGSSSEEEESGSGSGESDQTAGDVSEDERSEEEFEEERGNSNHIAPVPESRFDHDTEESGEEEEEDEEEEEAGEGDVTPQSVSHSHSATPEPEENYIPDSPPISPVELKKELPKYLPALQGCRSVEEFQCLNRIEEGTYGVVYRAKDKKTDEIVALKRLKMEKEKEGFPITSLREINTILKAQHPNIVTVREIVVGSNMDKIYIVMNYVEHDLKSLMETMKQPFLPGEVKTLMIQLLRGVRHLHDNWILHRDLKTSNLLLSHKGILKVGDFGLAREYGSPLKPYTPVVVTLWYRSPELLLGAKEYSTAVDLWSVGCIFGELLTQKPLFPGKSEIDQINKIFKDLGSPSEKIWPGYNELPAVKKMTFTEYPYNNMRKRFGALLSDQGFDLMNKFLTYCPSKRILSDEALKHEYFRETPQPIDPSMFPTWPAKSEQQRVKRGTSPRPPEGGLGYSQLGDDDLKDTGFHLTTSNQGASAVGPGFSLKF, encoded by the exons caGGCGGTGGCGAGCGGGTGCTGATGGGGGACGAAAAGGACACCTGGAAAGTGAAAACACTCGACGAAATTCTCCAAGAGAAGAAACGCAGACGGGAGCTGGAGGAGAGTACGGAGCCCAAACGTCTGAAAAAT TGCGTTCCGTGCCCTGTTCCACAGACGGATGATCGGGAAGCCAAACGGGACACTCCGGAAGAAGGAGAACTACAggataaaaaaatggaaataacAATCCGGAATTCCCCGTACATACGGGAAGATTCCACAGAGGACAG GGGAGAAGAGGATGAATCGCTGGCAATAAAGCCTCCCCAGCAAATAACCAGAAAAGACAAATCTCACCACAGAAAGGAGGAGAAAAGAAAGGACAAGAGACGCCGCCGCAGTCACTCTGCTGAAGGAG CAGGGAAACGCGTTCGGCCCAAAGACAAGGACAGGGAGAGTGAGCGCAGAAAGCGGCAGTGGGAGGAGCAAGACAAGGCCCGGCGAGACTGGGAGAGGCAGAAACGCAGGGAACAGGCCAGAGCACAATCCCGCAGAGAGAG GGACAGGTTGGAGCAGGTGGAGCGCCAGCGCGAGAGGGACCGCAAGCTCCGTGAGCAGCAACAGAAGGAGCAGCGTgagcagaaggagagggagagaagggcagAGGTGCGCCGGAAAGAGCGCGAGGTGCGGCGAGAAG TTCCGGGCCCCCACCGTGCGCTGCCCGATGAGTACGGTGACAAGCCCAAACAGAGCCACCGCAGTCGCAGCCCCAACCAGGCTCCCCGGGATAGACTGGAGCAAAACAGCGAGCCGCACAGAACTGGTG CGGCAAAGGATGAGAAGCCTGAGGACAAGGACCTTCTCTCTGACCTCCAGGACATCAGTGACAGCGAGAGGAAGACCAGTACAGGAGAGTCCTCCTTAG TTTCAGGGTCAGGctctgatgatgaggaggagaatGATGATGGATCTAGCAGCGAGGAAGAGGAATCGGGTTCGGGCTCAGGAGAATCTGACCAGACTGCAG GTGACGTGAGTGAAGACGAGCGGTCTGAGGAGGAGTTTGAGGAAGAAAGAGGGAACAGCAACCATATTGCCCCAG TGCCTGAGTCCCGATTTGACCATGACACTGAGgaaagtggagaggaggaggaagaggacgaggaggaggaggaagcaggGGAGGGAGATGTTACCCCCCAGTCGGTGTCTCACTCCCACTCAGCCACCCCTGAACCTGAGGAGAACTACATCCCTgactctcctcccatctccccggTGGAGCTAAAGAAGGAGCTGCCCAAGTAcctgccagctctacag GGGTGTCGCAGTGTCGAGGAGTTCCAGTGTCTTAATCGTATCGAGGAAGGGACCTACGGCGTGGTGTACAGGGCCAAGGACAAAAAAACAG ATGAGATTGTGGCCTTGAAGCGTTTGAagatggagaaggagaaagaaggTTTCCCCATCACGTCTCTGAGAGAGATCAACACCATTCTGAAGGCCCAGCACCCCAACATCGTCACTGTCAGG GAAATCGTTGTTGGAAGCAACATGGACAAGATCTACATTGTTATGAACTACGTGGAGCACGACCTGAAGAGCTTGATGGAGACCATGAAACAGCCTTTCCTGCCAG GTGAAGTGAAGACCCTGATGATCCAACTGCTGCGAGGCGTCCGCCATCTCCACGACAACTGGATCCTCCACCGCGACCTGAAGACCTCCAACCTGCTGCTCAGCCACAAGGGGATCCTTAAG GTGGGGGACTTTGGTCTGGCCCGTGAGTATGGTTCTCCCCTGAAGCCCTATACGCCTGTGGTGGTGACACTGTGGTACCGTTCTCCAGAGCTGCTGCTGGGAGCCAAA GAGTACTCCACAGCTGTGGACTTGTGGTCTGTGGGCTGCATATTTGGAGAGCTCCTTACCCAGAAACCTCTCTTCCCTGGAAAATCTGAAATCGACCAAATTAACAAGATATTTAAG GACTTGGGGTCGCCCAGCGAGAAGATTTGGCCGGGCTACAACGAACTCCCTGCCGTGAAGAAGATGACTTTCACAGAGTACCCCTACAACAACATGCGCAAGCGCTTCGGAGCCCTGCTTTCAGACCAGGGCTTCGACCTCATGAACAA GTTCCTCACCTACTGCCCCAGCAAGAGGATCCTGTCGGATGAGGCACTGAAGCACGAGTATTTCCGGGAGACGCCGCAGCCCATCGACCCGTCCATGTTCCCCACCTGGCCCGCCAAGAGCGAGCAACAGAGGGTGAAGAGGGGCACCAGCCCGCGCCCCCCCGAGGGAGGCCTGGGCTACAGTCAGCTG GGTGACGATGACCTGAAAGACACCGGCTTCCATCTAACCACCAGCAACCAAGGGGCTTCTGCTGTGGGCCCAGGGTTCAGCCTCAAGTTCTGA